One genomic segment of Pongo abelii isolate AG06213 chromosome 13, NHGRI_mPonAbe1-v2.0_pri, whole genome shotgun sequence includes these proteins:
- the LOC112134975 gene encoding heterogeneous nuclear ribonucleoprotein A1-like: MATTVKLGKPCQSKSGSGNFGGGHGGGFSGNDTLGHGGNFHGRGGFGGSCGGGEYGGSGDDYNGFGNDGSNFGGGGSYSDFDNYNNQSPNFGPLKGGNFGGRSSVPYGGGGQYSAKPQNQGGYGGSSSSSSYGSGRRF; encoded by the coding sequence ATGGCCACAACTGTGAAGCTAGGAAAGCCCTGTCAAAGCAAGAGTGGTTCTGGAAACTTTGGTGGTGGTCATGGAGGTGGTTTCAGCGGGAATGACACCTTAGGTCACGGAGGAAACTTCCATGGTCGTGGTGGCTTTGGTGGCAGCTGTGGTGGTGGTGAATACGGTGGCAGTGGGGATGACTACAATGGATTTGGTAATGATGGAAGCAATTTTGGAGGTGGTGGAAGCTACAGTGATTTTGACAATTACAACAATCAGTCTCCAAATTTTGGACCCCTGAAGGGAGGAAACTTTGGAGGCAGAAGCTCTGTCCCCTATGGTGGTGGAGGCCAATACTCTGCCAAACCACAAAACCAAGGTGGCTATGGTGGTTCCAGTAGCAGCAGTAGCTATGGCAGTGGCAGAAGATTTTAA